TCCTTACCTACTTGTCCTATACCACCGTTACTTTGCCGTGGGCCCTCGGGATGCAGATGTTGTTGGGGGCGGTGCTGGCTTTTGTCGGATTTTGTCTATTTGTCTTAAGTAACGCTTCTAGGAGTGACGTATATCTCGAGGTGTTTTTGTCCACGATTAAAGTTAATGGGCTTGAGCTTCTTTTGCTCTGCGTCGCGATAATATCGTCTATAATCGTAGCAGCGTTAGTGCAGCGCCATCGCTTAGTTTATTTATCAAAGTTTCTCTCTGACCTAGGGCAATATTCATCAGCAGCAAAGACTCGTCACGGCACAAAAGTGGGGGACGTGATAGCAGGCATTGGTAAGATTCCTAGCGATTCTCGCTTTGGTTTTGAGGCAAAGCGCATTGAACGAATGGTTTTGGTGCTCTTGGTATTAATCACTATGTCGAGCCTCGTCTTCGTTGTGCTGTTAGGAGATGTTTCATACATGCGAGCTGGGGTGGCAATGTTGTGGCTTTTTTGGGGCGGACTGTTCTTGCTTTCCAAACGCGACGTCCCTCGGTCGCATATTGGCTATTTCGGTGCATTGCTTGCACTGCTCTTATTGTTATTGGCAGGCGGTATGACGTTTTACTTGTTTTCAAAACAGCAAGTGTGGGGAGTGGTGCCTATAGGTTTGGTTGCGTGCATAGGGTTAATTCCTTGGGCGATTAGCGAACTAGCGCCCCTTATCATTGCTGGCTTGTTGGTAGGTCTTAATTTTGTACATGTTGGTGGATATGGACTGATGGGGGTCTCCTTTTTTACTGCTACTTGTATCTTCATGGTTTTGTTATCCATGGTTTCCTATGCGAGTATTAGGGAGCGCTATCTGTTGACCGAGTTTAGTCGCTCGATAGTGCACTGTCGGGCGGCAGAAGAATTTTTGCGAGTTTTGGCAGATTACTTGACGACACTGTTTTCGTCTCATGGAGCGTTGGTGTCAAAAGGAACTGGTCATCTCGAGGTTGTGCGAGATGCTAGGGCTTATGTTTTAAATGGAATGGAATGGCCTATCGATAGGCGAAACCCTGAAAGTGATGCACCAGTTGATGGCGAATTTAGTGTGAATATTCGCGTTTTAGATTGGCTCCCCTCGCCGTTGGAGTTCTTTGATAGGCGTTTTGGAGTATTTTTTGCAAACCACGGAATCCTGATTGAGTTGAATGTACCAGGATTCCTACAGACCGAGACTATATTTCCGGCTGATATGCCAGGAAAAATGGAATTAAATAGATCGGCGCTAGTCTTTGTGGCGTTGAGGATGCCAATAGCCAAGTTCATACAGCGCAGTCACCTCAATCTTGCGCGAGCGTTAGGCGATCAGGTGTCGCTTGGGTTCGAATATTTGTATGAGAAATATCTTAGGTCGGCCTCCGAGAGGCGAGCCCGAAATAGCGCAGCCGACCACTCGTACGAGATGAGCTTGTTGGTTCATGAGATTAACAATTCAATTCAGGATGTAATTTCCTCCTGTGAGATGGCGCTGGAGGATTGCAGTGTTGACTTTAAAAGCGAAAGAAAGTCACGCGATGAAAGGGATGAGAAAAAAAAGGCCAGCAATGTGGTTTCGTATCTTAGGCGGATTGGCGTCACCGCACGGACTATGGCGACAGTTGTGTCTGATATTGAGAGGGAGCGAGAATTCGAAAAGAAGGAGGGATTGTCACCGCGAGAGTTCGTGGATCTTAGGCAAGTTATGCAGGACTCATTATCGTTTGCGCGGATTAGAGCGCAGCGCAGAAGGATTATGGTTGAGGTGGATCTAGGTGGACAGGAGGACGTGTGGGTTCGCGTGTCCAGTCGGGATCACCTGGAAACGGCCGTTCGAACTCTTCTGAATAATGGGATTGCTTATTCCAAGCCATCCAGCACTTTAAGTGTTGCGTTGCGATATTCCGATGCGTGGGTATGGATGGATTTTACAGACACGGGCCCGGGTTTTTCTAAGGAAGAGGCCAAGAGTATACTTTCTTATGGTGCGGCTTCGAGTGGAACCGGCAGAGCTACTGGGGATTCTAGTCTGTGGAGATGCAGGTGTTTTGCCGAGGCGCAAGGTGGCGGGCTGGATGTTTCGTCTGGAGGGGCTGGTAAGGGATCGACATTTGTGTTGACTCTACCTCGAGGAAGTAAACCAGCAAGCGTTGATGCTGTTACCGATGAAAAACCATGGGCGCTCATGATCGATGATGAGCAAGCGGTGACTCAAAGCTATGCTAGAATTGCGCGAGCATTTAATCTGGTGCCCGTGATTGCCCACACTATAGCAGCAGCACGCGAGGCCATCGATACGGGGAAGCGCCCAGCGTTTGTGATTACTGATCTGCGAGTTGGGGAGGATGGCGATGGCTATGAAATGGTGAGACTGCTTAGGGAGAAATACGGCTTGGCGCTACCTATTCTAGTAGTTAGCGGTTCGAGCGATTTTGACTTTGGAGATGATATTGAGAAATTAGGTAAAACACAGTTCGTGTCTAAGCCCATTGGACAAAGAGAATTGTACGAAAAGATTCAATTGTTAGTACATGAGAGAATATAGCTGCTGAAGTCAGAAAAAAGCAGTAAGGTCATGTGGAATATGGAGAACAAAAAAGAACTTGGTGAGTTGATGATCGCTATTAGCGATATCGGAGGCCGCATTGTTGCATCAAAAACAGATAGGGAGGCTATTAGGAAGCTGGTAGCCGATGCTATTTGCCATCGGCGGCAAGCTATAGTTTACAACTTGGCCAGGCAGTTTTTTGGGGGTTTTCTAGCCGATGCTCGTTTGTTGGTGGGCGGCCTCGGCGAAGGTAATGTGGAGTGGATTGGCATTACATCTCTGTCGCAACTGCGAACAATTGTTGGCGGGCGTTTTCAGATATTAAAACAGAGGTGGATTAGTGCTGGTTTTCCCATACGCGAGCATAGGGGTGACACAAAATTTGCCGGCCATATTAACCAGCATGAATGGGCAAATTTAGCAGCATGGTTGCGCACTCGTGGGTTTAAGGCTCGTTTGTGTGAGGAAGGTAGTGATAATTTATTTGAAATTGGGAAGTTGTAGAATGATTTTCTCGGAAAATGTTATTAGATATTAAGATTATTAGATAATCTGCCGTGTAAGTATATGTGTTATGAGCCTTAAATGTCTAGGAAGAAGTTAGAATTTTTCGACACGTCTTTGTAGCGATAGCGGTTCGTGTTTTGAAGAAATATATGTAGATGAATGTGAGAAGGGTTGTAGTCTTTTCTATGTTTGTAGGTTGTTAGTTTAAGGAGGCTAAGATGTTTGATGGACGAAGCTCGGTAAAGGGGCTTGTCAACGACAGAAGTGATTTGCAAATTCCCGCTGCCATTACTGATGTTGGTTGTGAACGAGACCTCAATGAGGATCGCTATGCTGCAATTGAATCGCGAGCGGGCAGGGCATGGGTGGTTTGCGATGGCATGGGTGGAGTAATGGGCGGCGAGCTAGCTGCGCAGCTAGCTATTGACGCGATTCGTCGCGGATTAGAAACGCGGGAATATGCTAGCAGAAAGGAAGCTCTTGTCAGTGCGATTGAAGAAGCCAATAGAGTTATTGTGCTTCGTAGGCAGAATCCCGCATTTAGCGCCATGGGTACTACAATTGTGGGATTGCTGGTAAAGGATAATGAGGCAGTAATCGCTCATGCTGGCGATAGCAGAGCATATTTAGTGCGAGATAACTCGATTCAGCAGTTAACTATAGATCATACCTACGTTCAGGATCTCGTCGATAAGGGCTTGCTAGATGAAGATGATGCGCTTTCTCACCCACAGGCGCATGTGCTCACTCGTTGTTTAGGCGCTGAGCCTCATCTAGATTTGGCGACGCAAGTTTATTGGATTTGGGATGTCGAGGACGGAGCTCCTACGGATAGTCTCGTTTTATGTAGTGACGGATTGTATAGCCTTGTTTCTGATAACGAGATTGCGGAGGTCGTTTCGCAGACGAGCCCACAGGAGAGCTGCGTTAGGCTCGTGGAGTTGGCAAAGAAACGAGGGGGTTACGATAATATCACCATCTCCATATTGCCTCTAGAGGGGCAACTGCGGGAGGAAAGCCCCGGAAAATTTCGCAATGGCAAAGATCGAACATCGGATCGCAGAAGAGCGACGAAGAAGTCAACTCTCCCCCAGCTTTCCATGGGGAAGAAAATAGTATTGATCCTTTTGCTGGCATTTCTTGGGAGTATGGTTGCGGTTTTGGGAGTCTTGTTGCAGCTGTGAGAGCTGTGAGATTTGGTTAGGCCGAGAGAAAAGATGTTTGGGATAACGTACTGGTTTTTGTAGAGCTAGTTTTGGAGTGAGAATAATGAGTGAAGATAGTCAAGATTTCGACAAGGAAAAGGAAAAGCGCGATTCTAGGGAAACTGAAGACAAAGGGATGGGAAGCATAGCGGCATCGCGAGCGCGCAATCGCACTGTAATGCTTACGCCAGAAATTACCGATCAAGTGAGGGCTATGCTTGGAACCGATAGCGAGGCTCCACGAGAGGGTGCATTTGGAGGATATGTGCCGAGTGCGAAACCTGAATTTTCTTCGCCTGCTTCTAAAGCGTCTACAGGCGGCTTTGAAACGCCGTCAGTGGGAAAATCTATTGAGGATCCACTGAGGCGGACAGGTGTCCCAGGAGAGGAGTCTGGCAGGCTAGGGAGGCGGGAGAACACGAGTAAAATGACTATGCCATCGCAATCGCGTGCTGGATTGTTCGAGATGGATAGAGGTTCTCCAAGTGATCAAGCATCTATTGGCAGTCAGCAAAACCCAACGCGAAATCTTGCTTCTGGGCATGCGCCAGTGTTTCCAGGACATGAGCAGCGCGCTTCTGTTTATCAAGAGAGCGAGGTAAGGAGGGCACCTTCGCCACAGCCAGAAAAGCCTCGGTCTAAGATAGTAGGGTTTTTGGTTAGTTTTGATAACAGCTCAAGCGGTGAGGTGGTAGACATTAGAATTGGGCGATGGTTGTTAACTTCCAAGCCAACTAGCCATGGAGAGTTTATTTTAATTGAAGATGAAAGCATCTCGCCATTGCATGCGATTATCCGGGCTACGACCGACGGAAAAATTCAAGTGCTAGATCAACTCTCGGAGTTCGGCACAGGTGTTTTGCGAAGTGGTGCGAGTGTAGAGGAAGAAATCACTGGTGCCATGGGGACTGTTAATCATGGCGATACATTGCGCTTTGGCAATCGGCGGTTTGTGGTTTGTGTGATTCCGCATATAGAGAAAAAGGATGACGAAGCGAAAGAGTAATTTGTTTTATCTGCTTATTAACTGATGAGCGACGATTATTTTCTTAATTTGCAGCCAGGTAGTATCGTCAACGGGCGATACGAGGTTGTGAAATGCCTCGGAACTGGGAGCATGGGGATGGTCTATGCCTGTCGCCATCGCGAACTTGCTGGCCACTTAGTGGCCATGAAAGTTCTTTTTTCGGAGGTGGCGCGCGATTCAGTTGCTGCGCAGCGCTTTCGCAATGAGATTGTGGCGTCCTATGGCGTTAGTCATCCCAATGTGGTTCGAGCCTATGAATACTTTAGAGATGGCGATTTAGTAGCTTTCACTATGGAGTACATTGGAGGCGGAGATTTAGCCGATCGCATAGCCTCTGAAAAGCAACTGCCTATTGACGAAGTGATTCGCATATTGTCGCAGATGTGTTCTGGCGTTGAAGCCATCCATCAGGCTGGGATCGTTCATAGAGACTTAAAGCCGGAAAATATTCTCATAACTGCGCAGGGCGATGTTAAGATTACCGATTTTGGCATTGCGCGTTGCGGCACGGGGCCAAAGCTTACCGAACACGGGGGAGTTGTTGGAACTATCGATTACGTCAGTCCGGAATATTTGGAAAGTGGAGAGGTCGATGCGCGCTCTGATCTATATGCAATCGGTGTTATCGGTTACGAGATACTTACTGGAGAAACGCCGTTTAGGGGAGAGAGCGTCATTGAGACTATGACGCTAAGGCTAAGATCTGATGTGCCATCGGCGCGCAAACTCAGAAAAGACTGTCCACTTAAGCTTGATAGTATAATCAGCAAAGCTATGGCGCGCGATCCGGGAGATCGCTATCAAACAGCTCATGATATGTTTCTGGATTTGCAGGCCCTTCTTCCGGACGATGTGAAGTTATTAGATCTTCAGCCTAAGCAATCTTCGCCTATGGAGCCGATCACTCTGCCGCTTTCAGAAGGGCGCGATGGAGTTGTGGCTTCGCATAATAAGACTTTGCGGCGGCGCGGTAGAGAGGATAGGCCCTCTTCAGAAAAGCGAGTGGATTTGAATCGCGTTTCTAAGTCGACTTCTGCCGATGCCATCAATCGCAATAGCCCAGCGACGTATGAGTTTCCACGAGAAAAAGCCGCTCTGAGTGTAAACATAGGAAGCTCTCACCTGTCAGCAGATAGAGTTAAGGAGTTATCGTCTCGCCTCTATTCCGAGAAGGAAAGCATAATAAAAACGGCTATTTACTGGCTATTTGTGGTGCTTTTGGGTTTTGGATTAGGCATTTTGGGGCTTCGCTATTATGAACCGGAGCTTTTTGGCCAAGCGCCTCGCACTGCTGTTCCTAGTTATAGAGGAATTAAGTAGTTGAGTTTTATTGTGTTTTTGGCATTTTTGCGTTGGTTAACGGGTCGCGGCTGTAGTCAGTGTTTCTTGCGAATGGTGATAAAGTTTTGGAACAACTCGCTGTATCGCTTAATCTTATCTTAGTTAATGTTATTCTTTTATGACTAGATTATAATTATAAATCGTGGCAACATTTGAGAGATGATATTTAAGCCCAGCCTTATATCAACTGGATTATTGGTGAGGGTTTTTGGAAAAACTTAGAATGCCAAAGATATATACTTACTTAAGTGCTTTAGTAATTGTGTCGTAATAAGAAGTATCGAGTGAGTTGCATTTTGCGTTGGTAGCGTATTAACGGTTTTTAATGAGAATTTTAATAATTGATAGATCTGCTGAGGGGCATGCTGTATGCGCAAAGCGCATAGAGTCTTTTAGTAGAAGTGATATAGAGATGCTCGATTTGCAGGTTAAGCTCGTTTTGGATCGAGATTACGAAGCAAATATACGTGAAGCTGATGTAGTAATTTTGTGTTCCGGTTTAGGAGATGGGATAAGTGCCCTTGCGAGGAGCATACTCGGTCTCATGCCATGGCTACACGTAATTATGTACGTCACTGACGAGGCCTATTCGGGAGGGGCATTTCGACTTGCTCATGCCGTGGGAGTTAGAAAGGTTCTTCCTGATAGCTCTTCTCCTTTAGATTTGTTGCAGGAATTAGTAGCTGTTTACAACGAGTTTCGCCGCGAGGGTCGGGCTCGAGAGGGACGTGTAATTTGCGTCACTCACGCAAAAGGTGGCACTGGGGCGACTAGTATTTGTGCGGCCTTAGCTGAGGTTTGTAGCGTCTATAGGCGAAGGACAATGCTTTGGGATTTAGACGTCGAGACAAGGGATTTATGTAGATCTCTAACAGTAGGTGGTGCAGAAGCTAAGGTGGTTAGTAGCTGGGTAAATGGTTCGCGCGATATTTCCAGAGAAAGCCTGAGCGATGCTCTTATACCAGTCAGCCAGGACGTATCGGTTCTCATGCCCCCAGATGGAATGGCTGAGGCCATGGATCTGGTATGTCATACCGATGCAATGCTAATTGCGCAAAGAATACTGGATTTATCCCGAGTTATGCACGACGTGATTCTCATAGATCTTGCTGGAAGGATCGGTCCGGCTACTGGTGCCTTAATGCGAGTAGCTGATGAGGTGTTAATCGTTATCGACGACACCGTCCTAGGCCTCACGGCTTTAGATCTCTTTCTTAGCTACGTAAAAATGCTCGTAATCGGCGGGGGAGAGAGAGTTAGTTTTGTCGTCAATGGCTATAGCGGCTCCTTACTTGCCGTGCCGCAGATAGAAGCGGAGCTTGAACCAGTGCACCGCTTGGGAGAGAGACCTTGGCGACTGCCACCGGTGCCAGTAGACCCAAAAGCCTCGCTTTGGCCTGGCAGCGGTAGAACACTCTATAGTATGGGACAAAAGGCCACCAGAAGCGCGCTTGAAGAGATTGCTTTGCAGTTAAATATTATCATGCCTTCCCAGGTTGGGCCGGAAGGTGAAAAAGGAGCCGCTGGTAGGAGGCGCAGTAACTCCTGGTGGGAGAGATTTCTAATGAAACCAGAAAGTGGAGGCAATGTAGGGGCCTTGTCCGGCCACCGAGCTGAGGAGGATGAGCATAATTTGGTTTCTTAGTAGTAACACAGGTGATTTTTTGCACGAAAAACGCTGGCATGTTTCGTGCAAGACGTGTGTATGGGCAGGTGTGTAGGTCATATGTAACTGCATTGTTGGTAACTATGGCATGTTGTTTCTTGGTAGTTGTTGTTACCTTTGCTAAGAAACTTGCCGTTATGTGTTATTGGCACCTAGGGGGTGCTGGCTTTTTGATAAAAATAGGCGTGACTTAGAGCTGCGGGTATGTGATGTTTTAGAGTTGTGCGTAGCTGTAAGGCATGCTGATTAGTGTAACGTAAACGTAAGGGTAGATGAGAAATGGAAGAGAAAAATATTAATGAGTTAGAGGTCGTTGGACAGGAGGAGGAAAAGGGGGCAACTATGTTGGAGTATGCTCTATTGGCTGCTCTTATAGCTGTAGTGTGTATAGTTGCAATTACTTTCTTGGGAGAGCAGGCTTGCCAGGCGTTCTCGAGCATTGGAAGTAGTATAGATCAAGCTAACCAATAAAGACTGTAAGGCTTTGGCAAGTTGTCTTTTTATAGCTAGTTATGGCATAGCCATTTTAGCTATAAAAAGCAATTTGCTCATTTGAAGTTTGTGCTGTGATTTTATACGCTGTTGTAGCGTGGCGCTTTGCAGTAATTTTTTGGCTAACTTAAAAGAAAGCCCGCCAGCTTGCGCTGGGGAAGTAGTGTTGTGTTCATTGTTTAGTGCGTTAGTTTTATAAAGCAAGACTAGATTTGCTATTGCTTTTGCGGATTCAGTCTCGTCTTAGCGAAAAGGGAGTTTTTATATGGCTGCACGCTTTGGAGCGAGCCCCGCTCAAGTATATGCCACTAAGGTTAGGTATCTGATTGGCGCTTTAATTGCCGTTATAGCAGTGCTTCTAATCTTAATCGTAGTTGTTGCTAATAACAATTCTGGAACACAGGACGTTTTAGTAAACGATCCGGCGGCAGTACAGGCAGCAGTTCCTCTTTCGCAAAATGTCGATGTGCTGGTTGCAAATGTGAGAATAGAGCAGGGAACCCAGCTCATGCCGCATCTGTTCGTCGACCAGTCGTATAGTCCAGATAGGGTTCCAGCAGGTGCGATCCTCGCTAGAGACAAAGCCAATGTTATGGGCAAATTTGCTAAAAATATGGTTAATGCGAATTTTCCTATAATGCTAGAAGATGTTACCGAGTCGGCAGGTGGGTCGTTCATAGACAATATTCCGCCTGGGTATAGGGCTGTAACGATAACTGTAGATGCGCGTTCTGGCGTAGAAGGATGGGCGCGTCCAGGTACTCGGGTCGACATTTTGTTGACTTATACGGATAAGAAGTCGGGCGAGAAAGCTGTTGTAACTCTCGTATCTTTTACTCAAGTCTTATCAGTTGCTGGAATGACTGCAAGCGATCAAGGCAACAAGCAGCCGGTTTCAGCTCAGGGAACAACTGTAACTCTCATGGTTACCGAAAAGGATTCTAAGCGCATAGAGCTTGCGCGTACTATGGGAACGCTTAGTTTGTCGCTTAGAAGTTCTAGGGGTGGCCCAGATGATGAGCCTAGTGACAGGCCGGTTATCATTAAGCCCGGAAATATTATTAGTGACCAGGAAGACGCGCCAGAAGTGGAGCCCGCTGAAGGGGTCTTGTATCGCATGAACCCTAAAACTGGCAGGCAGGATAAGTATGTTTTGCGACGCGGTAGGTGGTCTTTGGATACTGAGGAGTAATAATGTGGCGTTGGCTCCTCTAAACAGGCGCCTGTTTCTCGAGCGTTTATATAGAGGTTTGTAGGAGTTTTTAGATGAAAGACGAAAGAGAGAATCTCATAGGTCTGTTCTCAACGCGGAGTGGTGCAGCCGAGGTCGAGGCCGAAGTTGATAGCAGTGAGCCGACGCGTGCTCGCAATCGTGCGCAGGCAACCAGAGATGTGGGGAAGGCATCGCTTTCACCTATTGCAAACTCCATCTTGAGAGAAGCGCGTCGGGAATTGGTTTCTGGGATGGACGGCAACGAAGCCAAGGATGAACGCGAAATTCACGAAGAAGCAATAGCTAGTGCAATTGATTTAGTTTGTAGAAAACATGGGCATGTTATAAGTGACGTAAATCGCGCTGAAATAATAGTCCACCTTAAGAGAGATCTTTTGGGGTGGGGGGTGCTGCAATCTCTGATTAATAATCCCGAAGTTACAGATATTCATTGTTATGATTACCAAACCGTTGTTCTACAACGCGGTAAGGTGAGCGAATCTACTCCCATTCATTGGCCGAGCAAGGAAGCATATGCGTCCTTTATAGATAGGATTCTCCTGCGCTTGGGGCGAAGTGTCTCGACGCAGCAGCATACTGTGGACTGTTCTTTCTCGGATGGAAAGCGAATATGCGTAATTCACGATAGCGTTTGTGGTTCGCGTGGACCCCTCATGACTATCCGCATTCCAAGAGTTTCTGAACCAACTCTCGAGAGTCTCGTTGCTTATCAGGTGGCCCCACCGCTAATAGTAAATTATTTGGCCGCACTGGTTCGAACATGCGAACATACGTTTATGGTGTCCGGAGAGACTGGAACGGGTAAGACTACTCTAATGCGATGTTTAGGTACGCAGTTTCGATCCGATGAGTCTATTGTTGGCGTAGAGGATACTCCTGAGCTAAACTACCAACATCCCTATTATCGCAGTTTGGTGTCGCGACCGGCAAATACCGAAGGTGTAGGCGAGGTGACTTTGCAGGAGCACATTAAGACGACGTTGAGAATGTGTCCGTCCAGGGTAATTCTCGGCGAAATGCGCACTCCCGAAGCCGCGGAGGCTTTTTTGGAAAGCGCCCAAACCGGGCACTGCGGGATGTCGACTATTCATGCACGAAATGCGCGCGAGACGCTAACGCGTTTGGAGAGTTTATTGGGGCGGGCTCAGCGCGGCGTAAGTACTGACATATTGCGACAGCAGATCGCTCTAGCAGTTGATGTGGTAATCTGGCAGTGTCGCGAAAGGGTTTCGGGAAGAGTTCGCATGGCAGAGGTTATTGAAGTCGGCCATTTTGTGGAAGGGAATATTCAGGTTCGGCCTATGTTTAAATTAGTCGAACAAGGAGATAATCCCAGGTGGCGCGTGGAATCGTGGTCTAGTAACTACGAAGATGTTTTGGAGAGAAATGGTATCGTTCTCGGAGAAGCCCCCGAATTTTTGGGCTTCTCTAATACTTCGGGATCCGCTGAAGTTGTAGCTCGTCGCTAAAGTTTTACCGATGGAATTAAGCACAGTTTTGATTTTTCTCGTCTTGTTGGTGGTGGTGATAGCTATTGCTGTCATCGTTGTTACTGTTGGTAGTGGTAACAAAACTGGTTTTCGCGAACAGTTAGCAGTTAGCGATTCATTGCGGGCGATGGTGGCCGCGCAGAGGGAAAGAGCTGCTCAGGGTTCTACGGGCATGTCGAATAGAGAGAAGAAAGGTAGGAACCTGGCTCTGGCTGCGGCGGCAGAAAGCGAGATAAAAGGAGAGCGCAGCTCGTCGGCCTCAAAAATTACTAGAATGGACTTGGCGAGGCGGCTTCATTATGGGAAGTGGAAGCTTACGCCGGTGCAATTTAGAGCTATTCAAGTGTGTTTGGCCCTAGGTTTGTTTGTGCCTACGTGGTTCATTTCGGGCAGAATGGTTCAGTTATTGGCGCTAGCACTGGGGCCAACTTTTCTGTCGTGGCTGCTGGAGCGCTCTATGATGAAGCGTTTTAAAGCTTTTGATGTGGATTATCCAGTTTTGCTGCTTCAGTATGTAAGTCTGCTTAAGACCGGCATGAGCACGATTACTGGTTTAGAAGCTGCGTCTAAAGGGCTTGATGAAGACTCTCTAGTAAGGGCCGAGGTGGCACTTTTAATTGAGCGACTTAGATTGGGACTTACAGAAGAGCAGGCTATTAATGCTTTTGGAGAGGATATTGCACATCCGGAATTGGAGCTCTTTGTTCAGAGTTTGTTGTTGAGCAAGCGCGTCGGCGGTACGCTATCGACTACGCTCGAGCGCCTAGCCAAACAAGTTCGCAAACGCCAACAATTTAGAGAGCAGGCTATCGCTGCAGTTGGCATGGAGAGAGGGTCTCTTTGGGCTATTGCGTGTATCATGACTGGGCTTATGCTCTATATCACTTATTTCCAGCCTGGGCTT
This genomic interval from Deltaproteobacteria bacterium contains the following:
- a CDS encoding CpaF family protein produces the protein MKDERENLIGLFSTRSGAAEVEAEVDSSEPTRARNRAQATRDVGKASLSPIANSILREARRELVSGMDGNEAKDEREIHEEAIASAIDLVCRKHGHVISDVNRAEIIVHLKRDLLGWGVLQSLINNPEVTDIHCYDYQTVVLQRGKVSESTPIHWPSKEAYASFIDRILLRLGRSVSTQQHTVDCSFSDGKRICVIHDSVCGSRGPLMTIRIPRVSEPTLESLVAYQVAPPLIVNYLAALVRTCEHTFMVSGETGTGKTTLMRCLGTQFRSDESIVGVEDTPELNYQHPYYRSLVSRPANTEGVGEVTLQEHIKTTLRMCPSRVILGEMRTPEAAEAFLESAQTGHCGMSTIHARNARETLTRLESLLGRAQRGVSTDILRQQIALAVDVVIWQCRERVSGRVRMAEVIEVGHFVEGNIQVRPMFKLVEQGDNPRWRVESWSSNYEDVLERNGIVLGEAPEFLGFSNTSGSAEVVARR
- a CDS encoding type II secretion system F family protein translates to MELSTVLIFLVLLVVVIAIAVIVVTVGSGNKTGFREQLAVSDSLRAMVAAQRERAAQGSTGMSNREKKGRNLALAAAAESEIKGERSSSASKITRMDLARRLHYGKWKLTPVQFRAIQVCLALGLFVPTWFISGRMVQLLALALGPTFLSWLLERSMMKRFKAFDVDYPVLLLQYVSLLKTGMSTITGLEAASKGLDEDSLVRAEVALLIERLRLGLTEEQAINAFGEDIAHPELELFVQSLLLSKRVGGTLSTTLERLAKQVRKRQQFREQAIAAVGMERGSLWAIACIMTGLMLYITYFQPGLVLPALTHPLGKSMFQFGFVTIIIGFYWSRRVTNIKV